The Acidimicrobiia bacterium genome has a window encoding:
- a CDS encoding HD domain-containing protein — MSALVKLNNENIELSTLWVATSAGNVQENFIHAHKEVVKYEPYDGPSSQITSTDAILSIAAKIELEKALFSKSAAFSTLEGNRTRKEVNNKYETRLCFERDRDRITHSDEFRRLKDKTQVFLNPGDHQRTRATHSFEVAQIANAIATSLRLNSTLVSAIALGHDCGHGPGGHAAEEAFSKYLPEGFNHAIFGAELLEKKHNLCKLTLDGVRNHSWSLNTPQSCEGEVVAWADRIAYVCHDYEDATRKKILTSKNKPNNKELASFLGLNKAKQISIFIKDLVNSTIENEAVSMSHEMGEVLCEFRNYNHENIYNTKVSQDQNLYIINMLDSLVNHYMEHFNDIPKDFVNTNSNSDEAKLKIIITYLAGMTDSYAINTANNI; from the coding sequence ATGAGTGCATTAGTTAAATTGAATAATGAAAATATTGAATTGTCTACGCTTTGGGTAGCAACAAGTGCAGGAAATGTCCAAGAGAATTTTATTCATGCACATAAAGAAGTCGTTAAATATGAACCATATGATGGACCTTCATCTCAAATTACTTCAACTGATGCAATTTTATCGATAGCTGCAAAAATTGAATTAGAAAAAGCTCTATTCTCTAAATCTGCTGCATTTTCTACATTGGAAGGTAATAGAACAAGAAAAGAAGTAAACAATAAATATGAAACAAGATTATGTTTCGAGCGCGATAGAGATAGAATTACTCATTCAGATGAATTTCGTAGGTTAAAAGACAAAACTCAAGTATTTTTAAATCCAGGTGATCATCAAAGAACTAGAGCAACACACAGTTTCGAAGTAGCACAGATAGCTAATGCCATCGCAACTTCACTAAGACTAAATTCCACACTTGTAAGTGCAATAGCTCTAGGCCATGATTGTGGTCACGGTCCTGGAGGGCACGCGGCAGAAGAAGCCTTCTCAAAATATCTACCAGAAGGTTTTAATCATGCTATTTTTGGTGCAGAACTACTAGAAAAAAAACATAATTTATGCAAATTAACTTTAGATGGTGTCAGAAATCATTCATGGTCATTAAATACACCGCAGTCTTGCGAAGGTGAAGTAGTTGCTTGGGCAGATCGAATCGCATATGTTTGTCATGACTATGAAGATGCTACAAGAAAAAAAATATTAACTAGTAAAAATAAACCAAACAATAAAGAGCTTGCTAGTTTTCTCGGACTAAATAAAGCAAAACAGATTTCAATATTTATTAAAGATCTTGTAAATTCCACAATCGAAAATGAAGCAGTTTCAATGTCTCATGAAATGGGCGAAGTATTATGTGAGTTTAGAAACTATAATCATGAGAACATTTATAATACGAAAGTATCGCAAGATCAAAATTTATATATAATCAATATGCTCGACTCTTTAGTTAATCATTATATGGAACACTTTAATGACATACCTAAAGATTTTGTCAATACAAACTCAAATTCTGATG
- a CDS encoding RDD family protein, translated as MGNSKSNKDSRHRENTKRREELRTRSRIMDRRKRGLGKDEEEALLAGPVRRYIAYTIDTLTHIFFWGVCVIALTGLSQSSKYIDVAFPVSIFVFGSVYSIPKLKIEGRTFGREKAKIEVIRRDGNGLLTWPRAIIRWWVEIGIAFVVIPILALFNKEIQYVIGLYGIAILIVIAIPIFFTEHRQGLHDIAGDSVVVRFFPPKRKFFKK; from the coding sequence ATGGGGAATTCTAAATCTAATAAAGATTCTAGACATAGAGAAAATACAAAGAGGCGCGAAGAACTGCGAACTCGATCTAGAATTATGGATCGCCGAAAAAGAGGATTAGGTAAAGACGAAGAAGAGGCCTTACTAGCTGGCCCTGTAAGACGCTATATTGCATACACTATAGATACTCTTACGCATATTTTCTTTTGGGGTGTTTGTGTCATAGCTCTGACGGGTTTGTCACAAAGCTCAAAATATATTGATGTAGCGTTTCCAGTATCCATCTTTGTTTTTGGGAGTGTGTATTCAATTCCAAAGCTAAAAATAGAGGGTAGAACCTTTGGCAGAGAGAAGGCAAAAATCGAAGTTATAAGAAGAGATGGTAATGGGTTATTAACTTGGCCAAGGGCAATAATTAGATGGTGGGTAGAAATTGGAATAGCCTTTGTAGTGATTCCAATACTTGCACTATTTAATAAAGAGATTCAATATGTTATTGGTCTTTATGGAATAGCCATTCTTATTGTTATTGCTATTCCAATATTCTTTACAGAACATCGACAAGGCTTACATGATATTGCAGGAGACTCAGTTGTTGTAAGGTTTTTTCCTCCTAAAAGGAAATTTTTCAAAAAGTAG
- a CDS encoding RDD family protein, producing MAPKRIKLDLSKVEYSSYPQRIGARICDSILVAALFVGFIYASGNHFIIDPDNLDPKLGIGNLIYYIPLFAFAYEVPLMASQGLTIGKRIFGICVVRADGLIGIGLDRAFTRFIVPQAIGVIPLIGVFAQITAQAWFLFDPERQNVADKVARTFVIRIPPKDQSAIEQNVLEDNSDNDIENI from the coding sequence ATGGCACCAAAACGAATTAAATTAGATCTTTCAAAAGTAGAATATTCATCTTATCCTCAACGCATAGGTGCGAGAATTTGTGATTCAATATTAGTAGCAGCTTTATTTGTTGGATTTATATATGCTTCTGGAAATCATTTTATTATTGACCCAGATAATTTAGACCCTAAGTTGGGAATTGGTAATTTAATTTATTATATTCCTTTGTTCGCATTTGCTTATGAAGTACCTCTGATGGCAAGTCAAGGTCTGACAATAGGAAAAAGAATTTTTGGTATTTGTGTTGTACGTGCCGATGGTTTGATAGGTATTGGATTAGATCGAGCATTCACTAGATTTATAGTTCCTCAAGCAATAGGAGTGATACCATTAATTGGAGTATTCGCTCAAATCACAGCACAAGCATGGTTTCTTTTCGATCCTGAACGTCAAAATGTTGCAGATAAAGTGGCAAGAACATTTGTAATCCGCATTCCTCCTAAAGACCAATCAGCAATTGAACAGAATGTTCTCGAAGATAATTCAGATAATGATATAGAGAATATATAG
- a CDS encoding glycine--tRNA ligase, protein MEQIVNLCKRRGLVFASSDIYGGFRSTWDFGPVGVLLKRNVKEAWFKSMVQMRDNVVGIDASILMAPQVWEASGHLAGFTDPLVECSICHQRYREDQLPVEDGNIIAPMCPQQKKKQCVLGEAKNFNLMFKTFVGPVEDSANVAYFRPETAQGIFVNFVNVLNTTRQKPPFGIAQVGKSFRNEITPGNFIFRTREFEQMEMEFFVPPEQGPEWYEYWKNERMDWFYNLGMKKENIMLRPHDEDELSHYSTGTSDIEYLFPWGWGELEGIAQRTDFDLKAHSQHSGQDLSYFDPQANQRYVPYVIEPALGVERATLAFLLNAFEIDEVNGEERTVLKLHKDLAPYKAAVLPLSKKEELMPLTNKIAEILRPHMQIDIDLTQSIGKRYRRQDEIGTPKCITIDFDSLVDGCVTIRDRDTTNQERISIDSVLKYLVD, encoded by the coding sequence ATGGAACAAATTGTTAATTTATGTAAAAGAAGAGGGTTGGTATTTGCGTCGTCTGATATTTATGGAGGTTTTCGCTCTACATGGGATTTTGGGCCAGTAGGTGTACTATTAAAACGTAATGTCAAAGAAGCATGGTTCAAATCAATGGTTCAAATGCGTGACAATGTTGTTGGAATTGATGCATCAATCCTTATGGCTCCCCAAGTTTGGGAAGCTTCGGGTCATTTAGCAGGATTTACAGATCCATTGGTAGAGTGTTCGATATGTCATCAACGATACCGTGAAGATCAACTTCCAGTGGAAGATGGAAATATAATAGCACCAATGTGTCCTCAACAAAAAAAGAAACAATGTGTCTTAGGTGAAGCAAAAAATTTCAATCTAATGTTTAAAACTTTTGTTGGACCTGTAGAAGATAGTGCAAACGTTGCATATTTTAGGCCAGAGACAGCACAAGGTATATTTGTTAATTTTGTGAACGTTTTAAATACAACACGTCAAAAACCACCATTTGGTATTGCTCAAGTTGGTAAGAGTTTTCGTAACGAAATTACTCCTGGGAATTTTATTTTTCGTACTCGAGAATTTGAACAAATGGAGATGGAATTTTTTGTGCCACCAGAACAAGGACCAGAGTGGTACGAATATTGGAAAAATGAGCGGATGGATTGGTTTTATAATCTTGGAATGAAAAAAGAAAATATTATGCTTCGACCGCATGACGAGGACGAACTCAGCCATTATTCTACTGGTACTAGTGATATTGAATATTTATTTCCTTGGGGTTGGGGTGAACTAGAAGGGATAGCACAGCGCACAGATTTCGATTTAAAAGCTCATTCTCAACATTCTGGCCAAGATCTCTCTTATTTTGATCCTCAGGCAAATCAACGCTACGTGCCATATGTTATTGAACCAGCTTTAGGAGTCGAGCGTGCGACTTTAGCATTTCTATTAAATGCATTTGAAATAGATGAGGTTAATGGTGAAGAACGAACAGTCTTAAAACTACATAAAGATTTGGCTCCGTATAAAGCAGCTGTACTACCTCTATCTAAAAAAGAAGAATTGATGCCCCTAACGAATAAAATCGCTGAAATTTTGCGTCCTCATATGCAAATAGATATTGATCTAACACAGTCAATCGGTAAACGTTATCGTCGTCAGGATGAAATAGGTACTCCAAAATGTATAACTATCGACTTTGATTCACTCGTTGACGGCTGTGTGACTATTCGCGATAGGGACACAACTAACCAAGAACGTATCAGCATAGATTCTGTTCTTAAATATTTAGTAGATTGA
- the recO gene encoding DNA repair protein RecO, whose amino-acid sequence MTGQTNRDVGVVLRTYKLKEADRIVVFLTTSHGKIRGVAKGARKSGSKYSARLEPGSVVDFQWICGNSELVRITQVETVNSNRHIRENLDLFSSAQRMLEAVDILCEDNTAHEDLALMTIRALKAMNESKSSVTCGAFLFKVLSLEGFAPSVTTCFKCGSLNELNSFSIQKGSFFCDDCADPGCVLVLEHTRETIKAIFDGRLSSVVQSQVSNTTKEVEALAIAMIEYHTGKHLKSLMLV is encoded by the coding sequence ATGACAGGTCAAACAAATCGTGATGTGGGCGTGGTATTACGCACGTATAAGCTTAAAGAAGCAGATCGCATTGTCGTATTTCTGACCACGAGTCATGGAAAAATTCGAGGTGTAGCTAAAGGAGCTAGGAAATCAGGATCTAAATATTCAGCGAGACTAGAACCTGGAAGTGTTGTAGATTTTCAATGGATTTGCGGAAATTCAGAATTAGTTCGAATCACTCAAGTTGAAACGGTAAATTCTAATAGGCATATTCGAGAAAATTTAGATTTATTTTCCAGTGCACAAAGAATGTTAGAAGCCGTAGATATATTATGTGAAGATAATACAGCTCATGAAGATTTAGCTTTAATGACTATTCGCGCATTAAAAGCAATGAATGAGTCTAAATCGAGTGTTACATGCGGAGCATTTTTATTCAAGGTACTTTCACTAGAAGGCTTTGCTCCAAGTGTTACAACTTGTTTTAAATGTGGGTCACTAAATGAGCTAAATAGTTTTTCTATCCAAAAAGGAAGCTTTTTTTGTGATGATTGTGCAGACCCTGGATGTGTATTAGTACTTGAGCATACAAGGGAAACCATAAAAGCAATTTTTGATGGTCGTCTTTCAAGTGTTGTTCAAAGCCAAGTAAGCAATACCACTAAAGAAGTTGAGGCTTTAGCTATAGCAATGATTGAATATCATACCGGGAAGCATTTAAAGTCGCTAATGCTTGTTTAA
- the uppS gene encoding di-trans,poly-cis-decaprenylcistransferase — MDGNGRWATSQGLSRTKGHEQGEQALYDVIYGARDLGINYITVYAFSTENWSRPKAEVAYLMGFNERLLVERLGELHDHNIRVIFVGRREKRIPSRLIKRMDEAQAKTKDNTGMTLCIAFNYGSRAEVVDATKKIVQKVIDGELSIEKIDENILSDNFYFPNMPDVDFVLRTSGEKRISNFLLFQGAYAELIFTDTLWPDMRRENLFEAIIEFQNRTRRFGSV, encoded by the coding sequence ATGGATGGAAATGGCCGTTGGGCAACGAGTCAAGGACTCTCGCGTACAAAAGGCCATGAGCAGGGCGAACAAGCCTTATACGATGTTATTTATGGCGCACGTGATCTAGGTATTAATTATATAACTGTATATGCTTTTTCTACTGAGAACTGGTCACGACCAAAAGCTGAAGTTGCTTATTTAATGGGTTTTAATGAAAGGCTATTAGTAGAACGCTTAGGAGAGTTACACGATCATAATATTCGTGTGATCTTTGTGGGTAGAAGAGAAAAACGGATTCCATCTAGATTGATAAAACGAATGGATGAAGCACAAGCTAAAACAAAAGATAATACTGGGATGACTTTATGTATTGCATTTAATTATGGTTCCAGGGCAGAAGTTGTAGATGCAACAAAAAAGATTGTGCAAAAAGTTATTGATGGCGAACTATCAATTGAAAAAATTGATGAAAATATTTTAAGTGATAATTTTTATTTTCCTAATATGCCAGATGTAGATTTTGTCCTTCGAACATCAGGTGAAAAACGTATATCTAATTTCTTATTATTTCAAGGTGCATATGCTGAACTAATTTTTACTGATACTTTATGGCCAGATATGCGCAGAGAGAATCTTTTTGAAGCAATTATTGAATTTCAAAACCGTACTCGCCGCTTCGGTTCTGTCTAA